A genomic segment from Ptychodera flava strain L36383 chromosome 8, AS_Pfla_20210202, whole genome shotgun sequence encodes:
- the LOC139139043 gene encoding carbohydrate sulfotransferase 1-like, whose translation MPAYLDRGSKIIPTKMIRNCTQYLAVAILFLIGIIALNGFEKSDAKGRPKPYDGGMATVEIKSKMTPGHQNRTTVKILPEVNSYGQSSGIALAELKTPFAANGSKTNGRMHILLMAGYRTGSTFTAELFNQHDNFFYVFEPGRLLTKCMTMSKLPESVFPAKHVEMLDKMFQCRFDNMDCYFNEISLMSTKGRRREIRSAVNDELCPMNRTGNSIQACTPLTPNLLGELCRGRKHVAIKSIRVRHINEAIHLIRDENINAKVVHVIRDPRGRMTSWLEMKKGVKAKYGSDDVDRSALDTTNAYCRKWLESYIIGRSMSSTYFKDRYLFVRYEDMAERPFETAEKLYRDLGLDMPGNVREWLAENTSGRKPDGGRYGTSRNSRKQAQKWRLQLSLGAVRAVENLTACRSMMATLGYLAAQGEDALNAKNLSLVDKVPEFHPENFYNDWRYVEKG comes from the coding sequence ATGCCCGCGTATTTGGACAGGGGTTCGAAAATCATCCCGACAAAAATGATACGAAACTGTACACAATACTTAGCAGTCGCAATCCTCTTTCTGATTGGGATAATAGCTCTAAACGGTTTTGAGAAAAGCGATGCCAAGGGAAGACCGAAGCCGTATGACGGTGGAATGGCGACCGTTGAAATAAAGTCGAAAATGACTCCGGGTCATCAAAATAGAACTACCGTCAAAATTTTACCAGAAGTCAATTCTTACGGACAATCTTCGGGCATCGCTTTGGCGGAGCTGAAAACGCCATTTGCAGCAAATGGATCGAAGACGAATGGCAGGATGCATATATTGTTAATGGCTGGGTACAGAACAGGGTCGACTTTTACTGCCGAGCTGTTCAACCAGCACGACAACTTCTTTTACGTGTTTGAGCCCGGGCGTTTATTGACAAAATGCATGACGATGTCAAAACTTCCTGAGAGTGTCTTTCCGGCCAAACATGTCGAAATGTTAGACAAAATGTTCCAGTGTCGTTTCGATAACATGGATTGCTACTTCAACGAAATTTCGTTAATGTCAACAAAGGGGCGACGTCGGGAAATTCGCTCTGCCGTCAACGATGAACTTTGTCCGATGAATCGTACCGGAAACTCCATCCAAGCTTGCACGCCGTTGACTCCGAACTTGCTCGGCGAGCTCTGCCGGGGAAGGAAACACGTGGCTATCAAATCGATTCGCGTCAGGCACATCAACGAAGCAATTCACTTGATACGAGACGAGAACATTAACGCAAAGGTCGTCCACGTTATCCGTGATCCTCGAGGACGGATGACATCCTGGTTGGAGATGAAGAAAGGAGTAAAAGCTAAGTACGGGTCGGATGATGTCGACCGTTCAGCCCTGGATACGACCAACGCGTATTGCCGGAAGTGGCTGGAGAGTTACATCATTGGCAGGAGTATGAGCAGCACCTACTTCAAGGACAGGTATCTTTTCGTTCGATACGAAGACATGGCCGAACGTCCATTCGAAACAGCCGAGAAACTTTACCGAGATCTTGGACTTGACATGCCCGGCAACGTGCGCGAGTGGCTTGCGGAAAACACATCGGGGCGAAAGCCGGACGGTGGGCGTTACGGAACCAGTCGGAATTCAAGAAAACAGGCTCAGAAATGGAGACTTCAGCTGTCATTGGGTGCCGTGAGAGCTGTTGAGAACTTGACAGCGTGTAGGTCGATGATGGCTACCCTTGGTTATTTGGCCGCTCAGGGTGAGGATGCTCTTAATGCAAAGAACTTGAGCCTCGTCGACAAGGTACCTGAATTCCACCCCGAGAATTTCTACAATGACTGGAGATATGTCGAGAAGGGTTGA